One segment of Onychomys torridus chromosome 3, mOncTor1.1, whole genome shotgun sequence DNA contains the following:
- the Tex47 gene encoding testis-expressed protein 47 — protein sequence MSLNVHNRRTSKKHFQVDPLLMPKVPRTNYLHLQEEKNRLQLKKFLLHRMFLVGYVQANLEKKEISEYYEKLFQSILKNHLGEAVTGLLLIYSKTFLHILETSNGTLFRILLDYVAHEKEDKEYMIQNVKIIVASHNIPTRLFMQWHVSVIKVPVLYLEDVTQSQSLAEVTTDFLSMTHKLALHLFKTVKVGTKGPGDNLHQVAPDLLLPEQTIEYLCKAEEFMDPATFLNMYNRPIHITLDSEIVWPAPSRF from the coding sequence ATGTCTTTAAATGTCCATAATCGGAGGACCAGCAAAAAACATTTTCAGGTAGATCCTCTTCTGATGCCCAAAGTTCCTCGAACCAATTACTTGCACCttcaggaagagaaaaacagGCTACAGCTAAAGAAATTCCTCCTTCACAGGATGTTTCTTGTGGGCTATGTACAAGCCAACTTAGAGAAAAAAGAGATTTCTGAATATTATGAGAAATTGTTCCAGTCAATTCTGAAGAATCACTTAGGAGAAGCAGTTACAGGATTATTGCTCATATACTCAAAAACTTTTCTGCACATCCTTGAGACCTCCAACGGCACACTTTTCCGAATTCTTCTAGATTATGTTGCCCATGAGAAGGAAGATAAAGAATATATGATCCAAAATGTGAAAATTATAGTTGCTTCTCATAACATCCCCACAAGGCTGTTCATGCAGTGGCATGTTTCCGTCATCAAAGTCCCTGTTTTGTATCTAGAAGATGTGACCCAGTCACAGTCTCTAGCAGAGGTCACCACAGACTTTCTCTCCATGACTCACAAACTGGCACTCCACCTTTTCAAGACCGTGAAAGTGGGTACGAAAGGACCAGGTGACAACTTGCACCAAGTTGCCCCTGATCTCCTCCTCCCAGAACAAACTATTGAGTACTTATGCAAGGCTGAAGAATTCATGGACCCAGCAACATTCTTAAATATGTATAATAGACCCATACATATTACCCTGGATTCTGAGATTGTGTGGCCAGCTCCTTCCCGTTTTTAG